The Branchiostoma floridae strain S238N-H82 chromosome 6, Bfl_VNyyK, whole genome shotgun sequence genomic interval AGTACGCTGATGACCTGACAAACACAGAACTTCTCATGGGATCGCTACCAGGCCAAATGCAACTTGCCATCAATGAAGTTGACTCTTGGGCGAAGTCCTACAGTATGGCAGCTAATGTGAAAAAGACCAAAGACATGGTGGTCAGCTGTCGTAAGGAGGCAGTGAACCCCCCTCCACTTACTTTGAACGGGGAGAACGTAGAGCGTGTGCGGAGGTTCAAACTCCTTGGAGTGATAGTCAGCGACGACTTGTCCTGGGGCCCACACATTGAGTACATGTTCTCGAAAGTCAGCCCCAGGATTCACTACCTGCGACTGTCCAAACGAGCCGGGCTACCAGCAGACGTACTTCTCCAGATCTACAAGACATTCATCCGCCCAGTACTGGAGTACGGCTCACCGGTGTGGGGAGGTCTACCCCGCGGTCTGGCTGAAGAGCTGGAGAAAGTCCAGAGGTCCTGTTGCAGGATCATCGGTATACCCTACGAACAGCTACCTACCTTGGAGTCCCGGAGACGGGATGCGACTGTACGTGAACTGAGAAGGGTGGTGGCTGACGCCACTCACCCTTGCCAGGAGTTCCTGCAGCCGGCTACAGAGTGTCAGTACCAGCTACGACGGGCTCCCCGTTTTAAGCTGCCACTGAGCCGGTCCAACAGACATTCGCAATCGTTTATCCCCAGGGCCCTTGCTCTGTTGAATGACAATTAACGCACTATCACATCCGTATGACGTGTACCGAACTCattgttacaaatattgtatagtaaacgtctgtaatttgtgattttaagcaaaattataagtcaatgtaaagtatgcctttaaaattgtaataactttttaaacaatgtttaataacgaagcttgtaaacaccaacacaattcaggctaagttgcctgcaaagtggtgattttaataaagttcaaagttcataaAGTTCATTACTCAGGCGAGGTTGCTAGGGTCCACATACGCTCCAACTTGAAATGGGATGACCAGGTCCAAATCATGGTGTCCAAGAGTAGCAGAAGGATGGTCGTTATTAGCAGGTTACGAACCGATTACAGACCTTAACACTATATACTGTGGTTACATAAGACGCATACTGGGCTTCAGAGCTAACCCAGAGACAGTCGGCCACCTTAAGCAGGTGCAGCGAAGGGCCTGCAGGATGATGTTGGGACGACAGTTCACCTCCTACACCGCAGCTCTCCAACATCTCGGACTTGAGCGCCTTTCAACCCGGAGACAAAACTATGCCCCGACTTTCCCGTGAAAGTAGAAAGGTCTGCCCGCTTCTCAACATAGCTGCCCCTTACCACTTCAGCCTACTGGGCCTAACCGCTACCTAACCAGTACTATGTCAGCAATGATCAAATTATGGAATGAACTGTAAACTCTGTTCCACCATATTggacattcattcattcattcattcattcattcattcattcattcattcattcattcattcattcattcattcattcattcattcagcttTTAGCTAATTTTGCAGGACAAATCAATACGTTTTAGCATATTGATTACAATCTACGACTGGataaaatctcaagattttcctccggacattttgagtgacatccatcactcttgtTGATAACGTTGTGCACGCCCAGTCTTTACGAAATAAGGGACTTCAACAGCCTTCCTTCGAgagataatctttattgctCCTGCAAAGCCAAAGCACACTCTGAGACCACTTCGTGTGGTCGAATTCCGGCAGATGTATTGAAAAAGTGTTACGTGTGAATCGGTGAACAGCAATATAGTAGTAGTCATGTGTAACTCATCACTCCATAAGTAGTAACGGTGCATTTAATTCATAAAACTTTGTACGACAGTAAAGATAACAAGGCAGTAAAGTTTAAAACTAATTTCATCTCTTTCTCAACTTTCACGATTTGCGAATCTTTCACAATAGATAGTGAATAAATTGCACTGGATATTTACAACTAGTTTACGAGATGCAGGAATCGCCTTTACGCCTGAAGTATTGAGAGTGTATTGAGAGTTTAATGTAACTTTTGGTCTGATTCTAACAGCAGGTGCGAACTGATCAACAGAGAATCTTTAAGAGTATAGAATACTTTTACTTCCATTGAATGCATAGCTTAATTAGATTTGTgtcacatttgaaaataaagttccttCAACACAGCCCAAAATGGTTTACAACTTGTCAGCTGCCTTCAGCAGGGCACTCCTGGCCGCATGGTGGCGCAGCGGCAACAataatgccgtcccaaacgtgacaGAACAGGGTTTGTGCTGtcggttgtgtaaaaagaacttTAACCTTATCTAGATTCAttctatgtatatgtattcCATGACCACGAGGGTCAAGAGGCGGACTGTGTTTCTCTTGATCTTGATTCCACATTGTTCGCGGACTGTAGCCTCCGATTCTGGAAAATAAAACGACGGTAAGAACATGACACCGGAAACATACTGTGGTCTCTAACCAGTAGTTATGATAGAAGTATCATCAAGGGCGTTATATGAGATAAAACGTCCATTATCATTAATAACGCCCCTGGTATCATTAAGTGAATTGCCGAAGAAATCGACACATTTAGGTTCATTCCTCCGATTGAGCGTTCCATCCCAGGATGTCCCCGCATGTTTGAGGACGACCAAAATCTGTACAGAGAAACGAAcggtcgccatcttggaccTAACCTCTCACCCCTCCAACATGGCACTGGCTATAAGTCATACGTCACGCGGTAACACCTTATTTGGGTTAAGCATATAAGGTAGTGTTGATCACCTGACTAGTCCCGGCAGATCAGACACTGGGAGGCCCGGGTCACCTCAGGACAGCACACGCACTCCGTGGAGAAGTAGTTACAGACCCACCTATAACAGCTGTAGTAACAGTTTCCCTGcgaacatcaacataaaggtCAAAAGTGATAAGTATTGCCagatcaaaagaaaacatggatgTTTTCAGGGGTTAAAGGTAACCGGACATCAAAGTGTTAAAGTTGCTGAAATATGCATTTATGCAACGCTTAACTGTAGTGTTGACGAATATAAGTTTCAGCATTATGGGGTTTCGATGTATCAGTGGGGAGGAATGACCAAAGTACCATTTTTCGCGATACCACTttgaatgacgtcatcgatgagAAACTTCCAGGAATGTCTAACCAgtaatttatttaaaaaaaaaagaagtttaaaaTTACATTTCTTAGCTACCTCAATGGCAGCTAAAAAGATATAATGGACAACAAACccgcaaaaacaaaacagctgtCGCCCCTTTATTTCTAACAAGCTAGACTGCAACAAGTCCAAACAACCATTCCATGTCATGTTAACACATTGAAAGAGCGACAGCCCTTCCCGTCACCACTCCTatgagaaacaaaatggcggcgcccatggacGGAAACAAAACCAATACAGGTTTAGCCATCGTAAATCTGTAGGAATAGATGTCGACGTTACCTGTTTCTGCACTTGCTTCCTGATTGGGCATGCGCCGCGCGCACACTGCTGGGACCCGCCTCCACCGGACACGTACCGCTTCCCTGGAGAAAAAATGTGGGCTGTTAGTGGTCATCAGAGACCCCTGGCGGAGCCTAGCAGAAAAGCATCATCTTAACATCAGTTTGACTTTTACAGTTCTTTTCCCTCTACATCATTTCTTTATGTCACTAGGAGATTTTGCAATTAGACaaacaatcaaccaatcaaccaaccaaccaatgaaTCAAACCAACGAACCCTGTCCGGCGTCTCCCCTGTCGTCGGTGACGGTCCCCTCGTCCGCCGGGGCCTTCACGGCGGAGAAGACGGCGAAGTCGGGCTGGAAGTCGGCCAGACAGGCGGGCATGTCCTCCCGGGAAACCTGCATGAGTGGTTATCAATTGTTGCACATTtttaaatatagaatacaacacggtgtattccgtaccactcgaggtaccagcccatttggtgccctcgaacaaaaagtgttacaacagcaatgttccaacgtccgtatcaggtattcgaattgccaaccgtgccgcactctgcccgctcgaaatggttcgatttactcgtaggaagcctgtgtggtacAAACTTCGAGCCTGTGTGATGCGGAAAGTTATAACACTGTCCGggacacccgtatcgaacgttttcgcgtcacaggcaTGGCATAAATCACATTATATCACATAAAATCATACGATATTCTATCATATCATATCGTATCAAATCACACGATTTCATATCAGATTGCATCAAgtcttatcatatcatatcctATACAATCATATCATATTTACTTTCTCCTTCTCCACCCAGTTGATCGTGACCTCGGGGACGTCGTCGGCGCTCACACTGCCCGATGGGGATTCTTCCTGtggaataaacaaaaacaacaacattaacaaATGCGATCAGAGGAAGCTGACCTCACCCCTAAGgcataggtcacatttccaaaccggggcccgaccgcaGTGCAGCTTTAAGGAGGGAAAAGAATGTAAGAcgtcaaaatacacaaaacgtcaaCATTAAATTCACGTTTCTTTAAacgtcccggccgggccccggttcggaaatgtgacctaagctttACCCACAGTTCTTCAGGCAGACATGAAAGCACTGCGGATACATGGCAACGCTTTATTGTGTATAGTGCGAGTCGCATGATAAGACAGACAGGCCCCAAACAACTCTTAACTCGCCTGGGATGAAGTAATAGGACAAACTAAATATCACCGTAACGTAATATCCTGCCCATCACTATTTAAAGGGCATCTCAACACCAGTTAAGGCCAAAAAGCTCCACACTGGCCACAAtttctagcctgagtaccatcctccgtattgaccgctggctcagtactttctgtggttagcaagcgaaagtattgagccagtggtcactacggaggatggtactagTATTCAGGCTCACCTTAATCGGACATTTCTTCTTTCACCAACAGACCAGGTTTTCCTTATATTCAACAGTTTCATATTAAACCCGACATACTTTTTTTACCCAGCAAGGAATGTGATGcgtaagggcacaacccgccgtacgtgcaatttgtcacTACaatttttttggaggccacgtccgccacgtatttctgaaaacgtggggaacgactggcaagagcagggaggtaGTACGTGAACgtacgtcactcgcacggttgcgcaagttGTATGgtagttttgcctgcacgtaaagttctacggcatgtctgcgtgctcccaaatccgtcggattccctaggAGTTCGTACAGAGGCGGTACTTATCACTTACGAATCCCAAAAGAttttgcacgtacgacgggttgtgccttTATCTTAAATGAGAAAGTTCTCACCAGAAACTTGGCCATGTCTTCTTTCTGCTGTTGCAGGTCTGGCTCGCCTTCGCTGGCGATGCTCAGCAGGTAGCACTTGGAGTTTCCTGGGAAGCACTCCAGTGACAGGCCCTGGAAATATGAGCAAAGTAgcaggcaatcagagatggtgGAATTCACTCTAGTACACACAAAGATGcgcacgcgcacgcacgcacacacacatgcacgctaACAgccaaacgcacacacacacacacacacacacacacacacacacacactcacacacacacacacacacacacacacacacacgcacactcacacacacacacatacactcacacacacactcacacacacacacacgcacacgctaacacacactcgcacacgcacacacacactcgcacacacacacactcatagtTTCATAGCAGCGAACTGTTTCCGCTATGTTTTGGCACCGACATGTgaatttgcatttcaatgatCCTACACGGCCCAAGCCTACaagaaatgtttgtgttttgaagACAAGCTTTGAAACTTTGTTCTGATCCAGAGTCAAAACATCCCAAAGTGTTGAAAAATACGAAAAAAAGCTTGAAATGTGTTTGAAATCCGCAAATGACAACATTCAGTGCTAATTGGCATTGAACATTGTACATGAATACGTTCTATGTAATGTATGCCGTATTGTACAGAAAAAGGTTTGTAGTATTTCCTACCTCATTGAAGCAGTGCCGGATGTTGGCCTCTTCCATGTCGCTTCGAGCGGACACCAGGATGGTCTCACTTCcggtgacgtcatcgaaacTCACCTTCTCTTCGGACTCCTCGCCCTTGTAGGTCACTTTCATGGTGACGTCTTGCACCTTAAGATAGTAAAGGACATCGGTCAAGGGTaagctccgagcagatgtgtgAAGAAATGATAATGCTGATCTCCTGAAAGACGTACAAAGTTCTGCAAATCACGTGTGAACAAGCCCTCTGCCGTATCGCTAATACAATTTGTGCAATACCAAAATGCCgtctacaacacaacacaaaacaaataacaagttcttgcccgagggctaattgcaagtgacaaaaatgacagacaataaATGACTCAATCTCCATACAATTAAAATaaaacgaaaaaagaaaatgtaaaaccaAAGCCAGACGTAATACAAATATAGCTCACAGCCTAAAGTTAAGACCAAGATCTTCAAATCACTTTTAGATTTCTGAGAAGACGCTGCAGCTTACTGGCGAAGAGACTACCGATTATTGACATAAAATCCAATTATTGCTATTGCTATAAGTATTCTGACATGTTCTGTACTTAATCTATATAAACAATATCAGAGTTGAATATCAGAAACGTGGTTCTCCTCATATTCATGCATTAGTTGAATATCAAAGTCGCAGCCCTCCTCATACCCATGCTTTACCTTGGATCCGTCATGCACCTCATATTGATGAATAGAGGGACGTCAAGAAAATTGCTACATTCATGGACAAACATGACACGATTGTACTTATCAAAATGTAACTGCATAACGTTGTAATTGACTGCCTACAGCACCATCATATCATACATGCtacaaaattaaaaacaaaaaacaaatcgTAGATTCCATTATTCTCGTGAACCGCACACACCATCTTCCACCCTtcaggtacaaaaacaattaTATGAACTCAAAGGCAAGATTGTACGGCTTGCAAAGAAAAGCACAAGAAGCTAAATTCAACCCTAACAAACCTGAATCCACTTTATGCACAAAACTACATTCAGTGCATTCACAgataagatacatgtagacGACTTACAACAACGTGAAGACCTACCTTAAGACTTTTTAAGCATTTATTCGATGAGGAAAATGCAAAGACACAGAGG includes:
- the LOC118418336 gene encoding uncharacterized protein LOC118418336; its protein translation is MKLVLSLVVLCLAGAFAKSVQDLQSELLQAIREMIEDPPQGEDSTIDPMLPSPEEEEEEAPPGEDNILDPMPPSSEEEGAPPSEDNTIGPMPPNTEEEEEEETPSEDMGQEPLPAYPDGEESDAAEDMGPSLTDGEEEEEGDPPDKKTVQDLESELLHAIRQMIEDPETLQAGREVKSNKVQDVTMKVTYKGEESEEKVSFDDVTGSETILVSARSDMEEANIRHCFNEGLSLECFPGNSKCYLLSIASEGEPDLQQQKEDMAKFLEESPSGSVSADDVPEVTINWVEKEKVSREDMPACLADFQPDFAVFSAVKAPADEGTVTDDRGDAGQGKRYVSGGGGSQQCARGACPIRKQVQKQGNCYYSCYRWVCNYFSTECVCCPEVTRASQCLICRD